Within the Thermoanaerobaculales bacterium genome, the region AGATGCCCGACGTTGGCCAACACCACCTCGGTGAGGTCGTTGCTCTGGTCGTTGTACCGATCGCGGAGGCGGTCGGGAACATTGGCGAGCGGGACGTGGCTCGGTCGCGTGCGCGAGCTGTGAAGAAACGTCCCGCCGGTGCGGCCGGCCTTGTTGACGACCTCCTCGGTCAGGTCCATCACCCAGTCGCCGTTGGTGTGTCCATCCGGGCTGTACTCGATCAGCCCTGCCCAGCCCCGACGGATGCCCAGCACCCGGTAGCCCTCGCGCAGCGCGCGCACCGTGAGGCCGCGGATCGCCGGGTTCAGCCCAGGGACGTCGCCCCCGCCGGTCAGGATGCCGATCGTCCCCTTGGTGGTGTTGAAGTTCGCCATGCGTCATTCTCCATGCCGTCCGCCCAGCGGCGGCGCCCAATAGGGTACTTGATACCAGATCGCAGCGCCAGCCGGTGGACGAGCGCCGGTGCCGGCGTGGGACCGCCGCGCTACTGCGCCTCGCCCTCGGCGATGACGCGCCACGCGACGGTCTCGCCGGCGCGCAGCGGCACCACCACGTCGTCACCGAACGGGTAGCTCGCCGGCACCCGCCACGGCTGCCTCACCAGGGTGACGCTGCCGGCTGCCCGGGGCAGCCCGTAGAAGTCGGGGCCGCGCCGCGTCGCGAAGGCCGCGAGGCGGTCGAGCGCGCCCGCCGCCTCGAAGGCCTCGGCGTAGAGCTCGATGGCGGCGTGGGCGCTGAACACGCCCGCGGCGCCGCAGCCGCACTCCTTGCGCGAGCGGGGGTGGGGCGCGCTGTCGGTGCCGAGGAAGAACTTCGGGCTGTCGCTGGTCGCCGCCGCGGTCACGGCCTGCCGGTGCTCGCGACTCTTGAGCACGGGCAGGCAGTAGTGGTGCGGGCGGACGCCGCCGGCCAGCAGGTCGTTGACATCGAGCAGGAGGTGCTGGGGCGTCACGGTCGCCGCGACCAGCGGGGACGACGCGCTGACGAACTGCACGCCCTCGCGCGTGCTCACGTGCTCGAGGACGACCTTGAGGTCCGGCCAGCGCTCCACCAGCGGCGCCAGCACGCGGTCGACGAACACCCGCTCGCGATCGAAGATGTCGACCGCGGGGTCGGCGACCTCGCCGTGGACCAGGAGCGGCAGGCCGCAGGCCGCCAGCTCGGCGAGCACGGGAGCGATGCGGTCGATGCCGGTCACCCCGCGATCCGAATGGGTGGTGGCGCCCGCCGGGTACAGCTTCGCCGCCACGACGAAACCGCTGTCCTTCGCGGCCCGGATCTCCGACCCGCGGGTGGAGTCGGTCAGGTAGAGCGTCATCAGCGGCTCGAACGCGGATCCCGAAGGCAGCGCGGCGAGGATCCGCTCGCGGTAGGCCGCAGCCAGATCGACGGTCACCACCGGCGGCGACAGGTTGGGCATCACCACCGCACGGGAGAATACCCGCGCCGAGTGGGCCACGACAGCGGCCATGCCGGCGCCGTCGCGCAGGTGGAGGTGCCCGTCGGACGGCCGATCGATGGTCAGGCGTTGCGCCATGTCGGGCCCCTCCTCTCCGGCCTCGCGGCAAATCATCGCACATTCCCGCTCGCGGCAGGGCCGGGCCGAATCGTCTATCATGACGCCATCGCCCGGGCCGCGCTGTGCGGCCCCCGCGGAGTCATGACGTGGCGAGAGAGCTGACAGTCGACGAGCTCGAGAAAGCCGCGCGCAACCTGGAGCGGCTCGAGGCCTACCTTGTCCCGCGGGCCCGGTGGTCGCTGCCCCCGGCGCGGCGCGGCACGGTGGCGTCGATGCGGCGTTCCGTCGATCGCCTGGCGAAGTGCATGCAGGGGGCGGCGCCCGCCCATCCGGCAGCGCCGCCGCGGCAGGACCGGGCCGTCGCTGCCCTCGACCCGGCCGAGATCGAGGCCGATCAGCTCGACGGCTTCGCGTCCTACCTGGAGCGGCTGGACGGCTGGATGAAGGCGAGCGGCGCGGTCCCTCCCCGGACCGGCGCCGCCGGGCTGCTCGGCAGGATCCTGGCCAGCCTCGAGGCCGCCGGCCGCGCGCTCGCGACCATCGACGGCGAGGCGCCGCCCGGGCCGGCCCGCCCGGCGCCGCCCGCTCCCGTCCCAGGTCCGCCGGCGGGGCGACCGCTCGCCGCACGGTCCGCCGGGCCGGCGGCGGCCGTCGACGACGTGTTCGCCGGCGCGCCGAGGCCCGGCCCATCGCCCGGCGCGCCGGTGCCGGTCGAGCAGATCGCGCTCACCGCCGGCGACGTCGATCCGATGTTCCGCTGGGTCGGACCGGAGGAGGTCGAGCTCACGCCGCGGGCGCGACAGCGCATCGAGCAGCTGTTCGCGGCACAGGGGATCACCTTCTTTCGCTACCAGCTCGAGAACTTCGCCGCCGAGATCCGGCGCCGCATCAGGACCGCACCCGAAGGCCACGTGCTGGTGATCAAGGTGCGCGACATCGGCGGCGAGCGCAAGCCCTTCCTCAGCTACGTGCCGGCGAAGAAGGTCGAGGGCGGCTGACGGCCGCCGAGACTGCTACCATTGGCGCATGGCGACACCCGCCCGATTCCCGTTGGCGGCGCTGCTCGGCCGGATCCTGCCGCGGCTTCGCTACCCCCAGCTGTTCGCGATTCTCGCGGGCCTGCTGGTGCTGGACCTGCTGCTTCCCGATCCGATCCCGCTGGTCGACGAGCTCTCGCTCGCGGTGCTCACCTTCCTGATCGGCTCGTGGCGGACGCGCCGTGATCCCCAGCCGCCGCCTCGCGACGTCACCCCGCCGGAGGAACCCCCACCCACCCTCCTCCCGCCCGGCCAGGATCCAGGATCTGGGGGCTAGGATCTAGGTACCGGCGCCCCCACCCGCTCTTGTCACGGCGAAGCCGAAGGCGAAGCCGGATCCCGTTCCCGTCCCCGTTCCCGCGCTCTGACACCCGCACCCTGCCAGTTCGTCTCCATTCGAACCGCGGAGGGCGCAGAGAACGCGGAGAATGGCCAAGCGACCTTCTCCGCGAGAATCTCCGCGGCCTCCGCGATCTCTGCGGTTCGATGACCTCGATGGGGCCGCGTCCGTACTCGCCTCCGACGTGCAGCCTCAGCGCTTCGGGTCGACCTCGACCCGCAGCTGCTCGACCACGACACCGCCGGCGGCAGCCGCCGGGTTGACCTCGACGATCAGCGCGCCCGGCTCGTTGCGGTCGCGCAGCTCCTGGCGGATGCGGGCGGTGCGCGAGCGCGCGGCGTGCAGCGTCCTGGCGCTGACCACGTCGAAGCGGTCCGGCCCTGCGTAGCGCCTGGCGACGGTAACGCGGCACCAGGCGTCGCCGATCGGGTCCCTGAAGCGGACACGGCCCGAGAGCACGCTGCCGCTCACCGGCGTCTCGAAGGGCGCAACCAGCCGGCCGGCGCGCCGGATCAGGATCGTCCCCCGCTCGCGATCGATCGCGGGCGCCGGTTGCGCCGCGAGACCGGCGAACGTTGCCGCTCGGTCGCCGGCCACGGCCAGGCGCCGGACGAGCGCAGTGCGGCCGCGAGCATCCAGCCCGGTTCGCGGATCGACCAGCCGCAGCTCGAGCCGGTTGGGCCCGGGCCGGAGCAGTCCCTCGGCAATCGCGAACCGGCGCGCCGCCAGCCGGCGGCCGAGCTCCGCGCGCCCGCAGCCGACCCCGTTCACCGACGCCGCGAGCAGGACCGGGCCCCGTTCGCGGCGGTCGGCGCGGCAGTCCACCAGCAGCAGTCGCTGGCCCCCCACGCCGAGGTCGATCCGGACCGTCGCCACGGCCGCAGCGGTCCACCGTCCCTCGGGCGCGGCCTCGCCCCACCCCGAGCCCAGTGCGTGCTCCGGCTGGGCCCATGGCGCCTCGGCGCCGGCCGGTCCGAGCCGCAGGTCGAAGGTCGGGTCCGCCGGATCGAACCGCAGCGTGGTCGCCTCGAGCAGATCGCGATCGACCGCCGGCGGCGCCGTCACCGCCCGCACGGTGTCGATCACGACCGCGGCCACGAACGGCAGGGCGACCACCGTGGGGAGCAGCCAGCGCGACGCGCGCCCGGAGGCGGTCTCGGCCATGCCCTACTCGAGGCCCGCGGCAAGCGCCGCCAGCAGCTCGTCGACCCGGTAGCCGGACGCCGTCCCGGCGGCCTCGAGCAGCTCGAGCTGGCGGGTTGCGCTCGCGAGCCCCTCCGCGTCCGAGGCCTCCATGGCGCAGACCACGGCGAGGCAGCGCCGGAGCTCGTCCCAGCACTCGGCGATGAACCAGTCCACCCCCTGGAAGCGGTTGACCCCCAGGAACGAGGAGACCGCGGGCCGGGCGAGCAGCCGGCGCATCATGGCCTCGAGGTCGGGCGGGCCCGCCGCCTCCGGCCGCCACCACTGCCGGCAGGCGTCGAGCACGCGAACCGCCGCGGCAGCCCGGTCGCAGGCCCACTCTCCGAGGCCCAGGGCCAGCAGGCTTCGCCGCAGGTTGGCGAGCAGGAACCAGCCGTCGAGCCAGCTTCCGACATCGCCCTCATCGCAGCCGTCGGGCGCTCCATCCGACAGCCGCCGCAGCAGGACCCACGCGATCGCCGCCGGCAGCAGCGGCGAGCCGGCGGCGGGCGGCGGTGACAGCTCCGCCAAGGCATGTCCGCGATCGCCGGCCAGCAGCTCCTCGAGATCGCAGCGGATCGCGCGCGCGAGCTCGGGAGCGTGCGCCGCGCCGATCCGGGCCTGGATGGCCCCGAGCAGCTCCTCGAGCGTCGCCTCGACCCGGTCCAGGAGGCCGGCTTCCGGCGGCCCTTCCGGCGCGGCCGACAGCGCGTCGAGCAGGCCCTCGAGGTGGTCCGGGGCCACCAGCCTCCGGTAGGGCGCGAGGACCGGCTCGAGCTCGAGCTCGGCCAGCGCGTCGGCGATGCTCGGCACGCCGCGCCCGCCGAGCTGGGCCGCGAGCCTGGCGTAGCGGCGGTCGGGGGAGTCCGCCGCCTGCCGGATGTCCGCGAACGCGTGCAGCTGGTAGGCGGCGAGCTCCAGGTACAGGCCGTGGTCGTGGAGCGATCGGCAGTGGCGCAGGTACTCGAGGCCGCTGGCGGCGTCCGCGAGCACCACGTACCACTCGTCGCCGGCTGGCAGCTCGAGGGCCTCGGCGATGGTTGTGTGGCGGAAGCTGTCCGGGCCGCCGCCCGGCACGGTCTGGACCGCGCACGAGCGCCGGACCCAGCCCCTGGTCTCGGCGTACCGGTTGTGATAGAGCACCAGCGACCGCTCGCTGCCGCTGCCGTTCGAGTAGGCGAAGACGTTCTCGTCCACGGT harbors:
- the pyrC gene encoding dihydroorotase, producing MAQRLTIDRPSDGHLHLRDGAGMAAVVAHSARVFSRAVVMPNLSPPVVTVDLAAAYRERILAALPSGSAFEPLMTLYLTDSTRGSEIRAAKDSGFVVAAKLYPAGATTHSDRGVTGIDRIAPVLAELAACGLPLLVHGEVADPAVDIFDRERVFVDRVLAPLVERWPDLKVVLEHVSTREGVQFVSASSPLVAATVTPQHLLLDVNDLLAGGVRPHHYCLPVLKSREHRQAVTAAATSDSPKFFLGTDSAPHPRSRKECGCGAAGVFSAHAAIELYAEAFEAAGALDRLAAFATRRGPDFYGLPRAAGSVTLVRQPWRVPASYPFGDDVVVPLRAGETVAWRVIAEGEAQ